The nucleotide sequence TTTTTCTCCCTTGTCTGGATGTACATACGTAATACTTGCTGATACAGCATCAATTGCTACCTTATATTTGTTCCAGTCATCCAAATATGGGTCTCCATTATTGTCAAGCTGTAACGCTTTTGCATTAATTTGATTGGTAGTTAGTGAAATTGGGTAACCCATTTGAATTAATTGGACTTGGTCTAATGTGAGCTTGATCGGTAACGTATCCACTGTACCTGATTCAATATACTGCAATGCGATTGTTCCATTACTAGGATAGTAATTATCAGGAGCTATACTTTGAATTATATTCGTACTAGCTGGTACCATTGAAACTGCGGTTTTGTCACCAATTTGTAGCGACAAGCTAGGAACAATTTCATAAGCTGGTGCTGTCCCTTTATTTGTATATTTCACATTCCAAACACTCGTTGCAGCTTCTGACGGATTCGTTGTTGTCGCCTGACTCCAGCTCGTTGTATCCTGTTTGCTATCTACACGAGTCGTTGTTTTTGTCTTGCTTTTATCCCATTGTCCATTCGCTTCTCCATAAACCTTACCGTTAATTTTCGCACTCGCGCCACCTTCTTTTATGCCAAAGCTCTTTTCAAAACCAACTTCAAACCCTGACTTAAAACCAAGTGAGCTTGCCGTGGTTTTACTTTTATCAGTACTATCACTCCAAGCCTCCGTCAACACTGTACCATCAGTTGTTGTTATCATTTCATTAGGCGTTATCGTTATACTTTCAATCTCTGCTTGAATATCAGGAAATGCCGGTACTAATGGATGTGTAGCAAGAGGATCGATTGCCTGATCGACTTGTCCCATTACTTCCTCAAGATCACTATATGGGTCTTCATCTGTACTTTTTCTGTATGGTGATGTAACATACCTTTGTGCATCAAATTCAGCGTATTCATCTTCCCACGATACTAATCCGAGACCAGCAATATGCGTATACCCTTCCATTTCCCAGTAGTCTATTATTCCATCGTTATCTGTATCTACACTCGAAGGCTCATCATTCTGACCTACTAAATTATCTAAAGCTGCTGTTGATCCGAACAGACCAACTTCTGATACTTTCTTAGCTAACGTTTCTGTTTCAATTTGTTCATCTGTTGATTCCGTTCCACCTGCTTCAACTTGTTCATCTATTAACTCTGTTATTTCTGCTTCTTCAGTTTGTTCTTCTGTTGGTTCTGTTATTTCTGCTTCTTCAACTTGCTCTTTTATTGTTTCAGCCGTTTCTACTTCTTCCACTTGTTCTTCTAACGGTTCCGACGTTTCTGTTTCTTCTATTTGTTCTTCTGTTGGTTCTGGCGTTTCTGTTTCTTCTACTTGTTCTTCTGTTGATTCTATTACTTCTTCTTGAATCTCAAGTAATTCTTCTGACATTTCTTCTATGACTTCTTCTAATTCATCAACAAGTAGGTCTTCAGGTGAAAATGAATTTCCAGCATCCTCACTGTGTACTGGTAAGAAAATATGTTCTTTTGAAATAACCTCTTCTTCTTGGCTTTCACTGCTCCACTTAATATCAAGGTCAGTGAGCGGTTCGTCTGGATTACTATAGGCAACTCTTATATGATATAGCTCGCCTTCTTCCATTTGAATTGGGAGTGGATCAAAATTCAATCCATTAATAAGTATTTGATCGTTGACCCATAGTTTAATATGTTCATTGTCAGATGTTGTAAACGTATATACTTCTGAATACTGTGGTTCAATCGTTCCATCCCATTTAATCGAATGAACATTTTCCATTTTCCCCTTAAACACTTTCGGAATCTTAAGTGCATCAAGATCATACATTGCATCCGAATCTTCCATACGTATTAATAGATGTTCTGTGAATTGTGCATCAGAGTAGTAGGTTCCTTGTAATCCATTCGTAATGATCGATGTATTATTTATTTCTTGGCTAAATGTTTCGTTAGGATCGTCTTCAATAACTCTCGCATAACTTGTTGAAGATGAAAGCGGAAACATTTGTGTCGTTAACGCAAATGTTGTGAGAATAGAAACTAATCGTTTCTTATTTCTAGTTTTACACATTCAAAAACTCCTCCCGTATGTAGACAAATTTCGCAACTTCATTGTTACTTCTACATAACTTTTAAACTATAATTTCGAGGTTTAAATATTTGAACAATCATGAGTACTTATCTAATAACAATTAATAACTTACTTTTTCACATCTCAATCACACCCTTACCAAAACTGTTAAATTAATTAAATGACTGATAGAAAATTTATCAACTATTAATCAAAATAAAATGAGTATATACATCATTATTGTTAGTACACACAAACTATCATAATAGATTTTAATTAACCTTCTTTTTTAATCAGTGTACATACTAGACTTAAATTGAATGTCTAACATAAATTTGTATTGTTGTATGTACTCCAATCCAAGTGTGTCTGTCTATGTAATGAAACTTATTTATGATATGGAATATTATTTTATTCACAATCATCAGAAGAAAAAATCCATAAAGTGTAAAATTAGCACATTATGTTTTATTACCCCCATTACTTGTATGTACAAGTCAGTACTAAAATAAATAATAGCATGTATTTACAAGTTTGCAACAAAATTTCTGAAAATTTTTATTAAACCATTTAAAACTTTTCAGTTATTCAATATTTTTGTAATATACACACTGACAATTTGTCTTCTCCAATTAACTTTTTAATGGTATAAAAAAACTTCAAAGTTTCCCATCTCGAAAAAATGAGAAAATTTGAAGCTTCAATTAACAATAATTTCATTACTTTCTATTCAACCCTCTGTAACCGATTAAGAATTTCTTCATTTAAATATTTTAAGTACCAAAATGAAGAAGGACATGAAGAAACTAATAACTGAAATAAAGATGAGCAATTGATTGTCTATAATATAACTAAATGCAATAATAGGCAACCCAACCATAACAATTAGTGTAGAGAGTTTAGTATATCGAATATGTTCTTCGGATAGCTCTGGATCTTCCTTATACTTCCACCTATTCCCGAACATTATACTTTCCTCTGGATTAAAATAAGTCCAAATTAACACGCCATATAAAGGGATAATAAAAACAATTGTTAAAAATATAGTAAACATGATGCTCCCCCTTACAAACAAAACTACCACACCGTGTTATAAAATTATGCGATATTACATATACGAATCAAACTTATAAATCGCTTCAAAATTTTGCGGATTTTTTATATAGATGCACATTTTAATAACCAGTCATCTCCATTCGCTTGAACACTTTCGTCACGAATTTCTATTTCTATTATGTAACGTTATTCCGCCCCGTTATTTAGAAATTCAGATGTAATTTGCCTTGCTAATACTAAAAGACGGACCGTTTTTTGTTAGTTAGTTCATGTCATATTCCAGCATTGAAACAAGGTTACTATTTAAAATCATTATTTAGCTCTTTGTAGCTGTATAGCTTCTTTGCCATTTTTTAATACAGCTTGAAGTAGAGATATCCAAACAGGATGATTAGGCTTTACCTTTTTCCCCTTTCCTAACCTTTCCATTTGTTGTGAATACCACAGCACCTCAAATGGCATCTTATTATCGATAATGTTCACACCAACTTTCTTTTCGGATAACACGACTTCCTGTATACTATTTTGTGCGATTAAATTCGGAAGATCTGGATAAACTGCTAGTGGCCGAGCAATTCCTATAAAGTCAGTCGCATTCGCATGAATAGCATTTTCCATCCCATTCTTTGATCTAAATCCGCCTGTAACACTTAAAGGAATGTGTACGGTTTGTCTCAGCCTTTCTGCAAACTCAAGGAAATACGCTTCCCTTTGTTTTGTACTCGCCTTCACATTTCTACCAGTCATTTGCGGATTTTCATAAGATCCTCCCGAAATCTCTAGTAAATCGACTCCTTCTTTTTCTAACTGTCCAGCGACATACATCGCTTCTTCTTCGGTAAAACCCGCTTTCATAAAATCAGCTGAGTTCATCTTCACACTTATTGGGAACGAGCCAGTTTGATTTCGGATCTCTCTATATACTTCTATTAAAAACTTCATCCTTCCATCGATGTCTCCTCCCCACTCATCCTTACGTTGGTTATGTCTCGGAGATAGAAATTGACTAATAAGGTAACCATGCGCACCATGGATTTGTACGCCAGTAAATCCAGCTTTTTTAGCAATCTTTGCACTGTTTCCAAATCTGCGAATTAAATCAGAAACTTCTGAACTTGTTAGTTCTCTGGGGTGAGGAAAAAATTTACTTATACTTTCGTGCAAAGGAATCGCTGATGGCGCAACAGTTTCTTTAACGATACCTTTTGGAGCTTGCTTACCAGGATGATTCAGTTGCATCCATAA is from Bacillus solimangrovi and encodes:
- a CDS encoding binary toxin-like calcium binding domain-containing protein — translated: MCKTRNKKRLVSILTTFALTTQMFPLSSSTSYARVIEDDPNETFSQEINNTSIITNGLQGTYYSDAQFTEHLLIRMEDSDAMYDLDALKIPKVFKGKMENVHSIKWDGTIEPQYSEVYTFTTSDNEHIKLWVNDQILINGLNFDPLPIQMEEGELYHIRVAYSNPDEPLTDLDIKWSSESQEEEVISKEHIFLPVHSEDAGNSFSPEDLLVDELEEVIEEMSEELLEIQEEVIESTEEQVEETETPEPTEEQIEETETSEPLEEQVEEVETAETIKEQVEEAEITEPTEEQTEEAEITELIDEQVEAGGTESTDEQIETETLAKKVSEVGLFGSTAALDNLVGQNDEPSSVDTDNDGIIDYWEMEGYTHIAGLGLVSWEDEYAEFDAQRYVTSPYRKSTDEDPYSDLEEVMGQVDQAIDPLATHPLVPAFPDIQAEIESITITPNEMITTTDGTVLTEAWSDSTDKSKTTASSLGFKSGFEVGFEKSFGIKEGGASAKINGKVYGEANGQWDKSKTKTTTRVDSKQDTTSWSQATTTNPSEAATSVWNVKYTNKGTAPAYEIVPSLSLQIGDKTAVSMVPASTNIIQSIAPDNYYPSNGTIALQYIESGTVDTLPIKLTLDQVQLIQMGYPISLTTNQINAKALQLDNNGDPYLDDWNKYKVAIDAVSASITYVHPDKGEK
- a CDS encoding NADH:flavin oxidoreductase/NADH oxidase family protein, with translation MESILFKEFKLKNGTKIKNRFFKGAMSEALANKYHQPTEAIYHLYEKWALGGTGIVVTGNVMVDKRALGESRNVVVEDESMLPFLEKWAERGTINDTHLWMQLNHPGKQAPKGIVKETVAPSAIPLHESISKFFPHPRELTSSEVSDLIRRFGNSAKIAKKAGFTGVQIHGAHGYLISQFLSPRHNQRKDEWGGDIDGRMKFLIEVYREIRNQTGSFPISVKMNSADFMKAGFTEEEAMYVAGQLEKEGVDLLEISGGSYENPQMTGRNVKASTKQREAYFLEFAERLRQTVHIPLSVTGGFRSKNGMENAIHANATDFIGIARPLAVYPDLPNLIAQNSIQEVVLSEKKVGVNIIDNKMPFEVLWYSQQMERLGKGKKVKPNHPVWISLLQAVLKNGKEAIQLQRAK